A region of the Desulfuromonadales bacterium genome:
GAAGATGCTGTATAAAGAAATCTCTTCACGGGGAACCAGAACCCCCGCCGGTTATCTCCCTCTGCAAGCCCTTATTGTTTTTGCCAAAAGGCAGGGTGCGCTCGTGCCAAGAATCTTCCTCTCCATTTGCCTTCTCCTCGCCCTTGCCGGCCTCGCGCAGGCCGAAAAACTCTACAAGCACAAGGATGCCAAGGGGACGATCGTCTTTTCTGACCGGCAGCCGGATGTGCGGAACTTCGAGGTGAGCCAGGTTGATGTTGGAAGTGTCAGGTCGCGCCTCAGCCTGAAAAAGGTGGGCAAGGACGAGAATTGCAAACTGGTGGCCGTCAACGAATATCGCGGCCCCGTGGAAGTGAGCATCGATCTCCCCAACTGCGTCAACGTCGCATCCAACCACAAGCTTCCCGCCCGGTTCGTGATCCCCGGCTCAAGCGAGTTGGAGACCGTCCGGCTTTGGCGCACTCAGCCGGGGCAGGAGTATTCCTATACCTACAAGCATACCCATGTCTTCGGCGATCCCCGCGCCGAGCACCGGCCGAAAAAGCCGTATCGGCTGCCGATACCGGCCGGACGGGAATTCCGGATTACCCAGTCCTTCAAGGGCGGCAAA
Encoded here:
- a CDS encoding M23 family metallopeptidase, which encodes MPRIFLSICLLLALAGLAQAEKLYKHKDAKGTIVFSDRQPDVRNFEVSQVDVGSVRSRLSLKKVGKDENCKLVAVNEYRGPVEVSIDLPNCVNVASNHKLPARFVIPGSSELETVRLWRTQPGQEYSYTYKHTHVFGDPRAEHRPKKPYRLPIPAGREFRITQSFKGGKSHSGPQNQYAVDIAMPQGTRILAARSGVIMDVANDFFTGGGDARFRGKANYVRVLHDDGTMAVYAHLKLETVQYPIGSRIEEGQFIAEAGSTGYSTGPHLHFAVQKNFGMELRSLPFVFADKYGRPFTPEAGMKVSMN